The genomic interval GGTCAAGGCAGCTTTGAGTTCATCGCCTACCACCGGAGTGACGCCATCACTTTGCTGCACCCCAAtggcaacaaaataaaaagactaaACACTGAAGTTGTGACTCATTTATGTAAAAGTTGCACAAGGAGGCTGGAAGCTGGCAGACCCCTTAAGGCGTTACCCCCATGTGCTCCGTATTGCCATTCAATGCCTACGCCCCCACTATCTAAAAACTGCTCAGATTCCTTACAAGGGTGACCCCCCCACACTCCCCACCCTGTCACAGCCCCTCAAAGGTCAGCAGAGGGCTTTGTGGCGTCACCAAGAGACGTTGCACAAGTGCAGTCCCACTGCCACACATGCAGCACGTGGTCATAGAAGGAGCAGGTGGCCACCACGTCTCTCTCTCCAAGGCCACAATTTAAGGAGCCCCCCGACAACTCCTTAGCTGCACTCACGGGGTCAGGAATATAACGCCCAAGGGTATCCTCCAGGTCCGTATCGAAGCTGCCAGTTGGAGACTCGTACTGGATGCGTACATAACTGCCCTGCAGCTGGGCTTCTGCTTGTGTTTCACCAGACCCCTCGTGGGGGGAAAACTCCAGCAGACTCAGCCGGGACCAGTCAGCTCCGTATGCCAGGGAGTTGTGAAGGGTGTAGCTGGTGACGACGCTGCCCTCTTGGGCCTTTCCACCTGGAAAAGAGCAACAGAGTGGGAGGATTAGAGAAGCTGAAGAATTAGCCGTTTCACTGGAATGGACGCAGCAGGGCCGTCACGTTGAGGCGACCATTTCAGTGGACTTTAAGAAAACGCACACAAACAATTAAACAGGACACGGACTGCCATCCCGATTACTGGGACCAAACGTGTCAGCCACACACATTATTAACAGGGGCATCACATTAAGAATGTAGCCGGTGACAATGCGGGGTCTGCTCCATACCCCCACTtcctttttgggagctcttgaacccgacacatTCGGTAATGTAACGGGATGAGCCGGACGTCAAACCAAAGTAAGGGGAAGGTGTaaagtgcaataaaaaaaaacgtTCAAGTAGAGTGcagtaaataaaaatcagaaggaaaatgtggaggtGAAAATCCCAATAAATAACGGAGGTGAAAACACTGGCTGGGAGAAGACCCTTCTTTAAAAACCCGATGCCTTCTTCGGCTGGCGGCTCCCCTGATTCTCCAATCCGGGCCCGACACCTGGGGAGTCGCCCCACCTGCCGTTGACCTTCTCCTTCTAGTCTGGTAGCCTTTCGGACCCTAAGGCTCCACCAGACAGAGACtcgggttccccagcgaccagggggctcacactggggcttcaaCCTCCCAGGCCTCTGATTCCCGTCCTCGATggcggtcactcccgctcttctacACAACTCGGTACGAGTGACCCCAATCCATCTGCCCCCGGGTGCCAGTCAAACACCCTGCTAGGCCTCACTTCCCCCAGCTGCCTCTCTTtctgctcacacacacactcgcactgGCACCCGCTCTCAGCCTCCTCCATTCTGTTTTTCGATCTTTTATTTTCCCCCCTTCAGCAACTCTACTGTATATAACGGGGACATGGCACAGGAGTGGCGATTAGCATCTCcaggcatcaattacggatgcagacgatTCCTCACCCGTGCCACATCACATCCAAGAACTGCTCCGGCCACATGACCACACTGCCTCTTTAAACCGCGAGTGGAGCGATTATTATTTAACAACTggccgcagacccgctataccgCATAGCCCTGCAATCTCCATTGGCGAacactggcagtagaatgggtcacaCTGAAGAGCTCAGGGACATCCAACATGGCACTCCACAGGATGCTCACGTGCATTTTCTCCCATAAGCCAAAGCGGTGCTGCATGCTGGCAGTTCTAAGTGGCCCCACAGCAGCCATCGCATGTCCAGCGTAATGCGCCCTGCGTTGGAATGCTTAGGACTCAAAGTGAATTCCTGCACCGCACGTGACATCACCAAGGTCGGCTCCAGCTCTCTAAATGCCATTAAGAACCGGCTGACTGGCTCTCTGTAGGTCTACACAAGTGCAATTGTAGCACACAATTAATAGAAATGTGTCTAAGGCTGGCACAGAGCGGACCACCACAGGATCTCTGGAcacttctttctctttcctcctctTTACTTCAATGTCACTCTTTTGCCAgggccatttttttttctcaaccaaTTCTGTGTCACCTGCCTGCCCGTATTCTGCAGGAACACATTGCTTAGACTGACCTTTAGGTCAATGAGAGAGGCCATCGACGTGAGTCCGACTTTGCCACATGACCTGATCTCATTTCCTCCAGCACTGTGTACAGAAGCATTTGGGTTGATTTGATGAGGAAGCAGAGGCTCTCCAAAGTAATCCTATTAAATCCTACCGGAGGTCTGGGCTGATCAGGCCACACTGCACCACTATGTCCTACACCAGAAGGTTCAATATTTAAGGCTGCTCAggtaacgtgtgtgtgtgtgtgtgtgtgtgtcttaccCAGTGCGTCTCTGCAATCCAGGATATGAAATCCATTGTGCATACACGCTGCCAGGAGCAAGTGCTCACTGGAAGGATGCCACTTGAGTCTCCAGACGCCTCCTTTCACACACGTGTCAGCCACTGGTTGCTTCATAGTGCGGGTGTCCCAAAGAAGAATGTGCTCATCGTAACtagaaacagaaaacatttagaCCACCATTGGTCATTTAGGCCAAGTCACAGTGTCCCCCTTCATTACAGCCACATTTCAAGAAGGCTTACCTCCCAGTGGCAAGGACGTGCTCACGGTGAGGGTTACTCTGCATGCTGCAAACACCCATAGAGTgtctgaaaaacaagaaacaatggAGTTCTACAGAGTGTCTCACGATAACAGCTCCCGATAATGTAGGGtcatatataatacaatacaatttatttttgtatagcccaaaatcacacaagaagtgccacaatgggctttaacaggccctgcccagGTCATATGTCACACACCTCCTGCTTGAGAATACGGGTGAGGATGGATCAACCCGGACGTCCCAGCCTTTCAGTCTGCAGTCGTCTCCACCTGCGAAAATAAATACCATCCATGGCTACCTGTGAGGGATCAGGGAAGCAGCAGAGAGCATGAAGCCAATGAGAGCGCACTACCTGAATAAAGGAGGTCTGAATGCCAGTAGTCAAATGCTGCTACCCAGGCTTCAAACTCGTGGGCCTTCCATTGTGACAGCAGTTCAAGTGACACAGCAGGGCCTCCCACCGACACAACGCTGACGCATCCCTCCGAGTCGCTGCACACAATCCTCACTGGAGAGCTGCTGAACGGCGGAAGAGCAGGATTAACACAAGGACATCAGGCAGAAATCCTGTGGAGGAATAACCAGGAGTGTGCCCAGCTTCACCACAGTCACTGTGCAGATGGGTGGCGATGTTCGAATAGCCCTGAGGGCAACAAATACTCCACTGACACAAACTGACCATGACGCTATATTGCAAAAGTTTGACAATTCTGTTGGCACCATCCTCGGATGATGATGATCAGTCTAGGAAATCTCCTTCAATTGAGTCAGCGTTAAATCACCATCAACATCATCAATAAATAGTCAGGAAAGGTGGAAACAAACAAAGTCTGACAGGCCCTGAATCTCTAGGAGCTTGAATTGAGTTATTGGACTGATGTGGGGAGCAAAATCAAAGTCAACTTTAATGTCACGTGTACACATCTCAGTGAAATTAGTGGCTACACATCAACACAGACAAAAATACGATAAAGAGCTAAAAGGTAAACTCCGCATGCAACactcgctctgtctctctctctatacatatacatattagtAGCTGTacaagcctgtgctgtaaaacgcccgggctcctagaaactactgaaatcgtcagaaaaaaattgaaatgcagagtcggcggttttgttttgcggacCTGCGCGCCCCCCTCGTCTATCAGCGGTTAAGCGAGTTTCTTTCTCATTTGTCTTTCATCAGCAATTTCACTTTGGCGACTgagtctctttctttcagcttcatgctgtagccttgcacttccaggccagactgacagacagatttatatttaattatttattttatatatacatacacacacacatatacaagggGGCATCGATTTGCAACCCCTTCTCCcccgccgttgtgaagaggggggctgaacgcaccccaaggagaccctGCCTCTCCTCCAAAACCACTGCTgatgtgccgtgtgatctgcacgTTGTTCACTTACCCCTTCTCTCCCCCCCACTCCTGAGGTCGACCTCTCAATAAGGATCATAACTAAAAGACCCAAGTATCTATGATCATATAAAACCAGTAAGATTCCCTCAAACATACAAAGATGTGAATGCTGTCACCCCTTTCACCGTAAGCAGGCCGTCAATGTGACACACCGTGTTCCCTGGATATACCAACAGTGCCACTACAGGCCATAAGACTATTTAGCGACAGGCCCCTCAAGCACTGGCCTGATGTGCCTGCTTAGTAGGAGTTGTGCTCTATTGATGCCACTTTACAATGCACCAGCCCTGCCAGAGCCTTACTATCTCTTGACTTTTTCGTCTAGACGTTTGTTGCGACAGTCACTGTATCATGTGTGACCTCATCACATCACCCACAGTAGAGTTACTAACAACTGCAGCACACTTGTCAAGAGCACATCTGACAGTTCTTACCTTGTCTCCCTCGCGGTGGACCAGTCCATGGACAGTGCCAGCCTATCGGGACCGAGTTGCAGGCTGACAAGCGGCTGTAGAGCACTGCTGGATTTCTACTGGAAAGAAAAACACCAATTAAGGCTCTGAGGTCCAACAGGTAGCTGACAAGTTAAACAGGCCCTCCTAGCTGGAGTGTAGCCGTGATCTTGGCACATCAGTTCTTTATGATACTGAAACCCCAAAAGTCATGTGacattagctaaacaaaagagTTGCAGGTAACACTGTGCAGGTGAAGGACCAGGACCAAGACATGCAACAAGATTTCTCAGCATTTCAGGAATGGACTTCACTCATGAGATGCACTCTAACCCTGATCCGATTCTCTTAAATATTCTTCATTGATCACTTACCGTTCAGCACCTCTAAAACTGACCATCCAGCCTGTCAGTGATGTAATCAAAGGCCTGCATTGCTAAGTTATGTCTTGGGAATGTCCTACAGTCACAATAATTTGGGCAAATCACTCTTAACGCCTTAACAGACAGAGTGATACCACAAAGGAGAGAAGTGTGCTGTGGAAAAGGCAGCACGCTACCTGCAGGAAGACCCCCAGTCCACCTGGCAGGAAAAGCATATTCTGTATCATGTCAAATTGGAAATAATCCAACTCTCTTCACAAAGACCTGTTTGGCATTTTACTTTTCAGAAATTGAAAGAACTCACTAATGTAATTTAAAGTAAGCCTGAGGGACCGCTGCTCAGCCGTTAATTTTCATTTGCTGTCTTAGCCAATATGAAGAACTACTGCAGTCAAGGCTCCCTGGTACGCAGATCTCTTTTTCGGGTGGCACAGAGGACTAGCGACTGTACTCATCGTGCGACTGATCCGTTTATTTGTTCTGATTTAATGAGTTTGTTTCCAAATAAATGGATttgaaactttcaaaaaaagtgggTCCTGTGATGCACCGATACGCCTGGTCAAGGGACAGACGGCTCCTTGCTTACACCCCTACACTGAAGTGGGCTAAGGCGGTTTAgatggagtaaaacttaaaatttttttttttttttttaataaacacagtTGCCACACTGTAGTTTACCAAGACGTTAGCCTAAAACGGATTCCTACAATGTGATCGCTGGCAAGGACAGCAAATCCCTGTGAGTCTTAGAGGGAGAGAGCAGTGGGCACTCGGCCTTCACTGCACACATGTCAGCTGACTTTACTGACAGATTTTAcagaacaatatttatttctctggcacatttttaaacacagaatGTACAGCAGTGAAAGTGTTGTACCACATACAAGGGGGAAGTCgaactaaagttagaaaatgggatgaaCCTTCACTAAACTGATCAGGTCATTTCTTAacggagtctccacccttctcaatgcacttgtgccacatGCCTGGCAGTGcccggattccagcagaatacaaggttttgtcttgtcctcgccaccACTCTTGCACTGCTTTCTTAACATCGTCATCCGTCTTGAATCGacaaccacccagatgttttttttttttttgcattccaaaatggtggaaatcacatggtgccaaatctggcgaataagaaGGGACGTGGCAATACCTCAAAATTCAATTTCTCCAGATAAGCCTTGGGGTTataagcagtgtgtgtgtgtcgttgtcttgcagcaaaatgtCTCCTCGAGACAGCAGGTCAAAAAGttggcttcacattggtctccagcaagtcacaggaACTCACACTAGcgactgtagtacccctcagtATGTAGTATTTGACAGTAACTCAGGGGCACGAGTGGTGGTGAGGACAAGACAACACCTtgtattctgctggaatccgggcactgccaggcaggtggcacaagtgcattgagaaggatttggactccattgagaaatgacatcatcagtttgGTGAAGGTTCACTCCATtttctaatccatccatccattctcttccacttatccgagatcaggtcgcaggggcagcagcttgagcagaaatgcccagacttccctctccccagccacttctactagctcttccaggggaatcccgaggcgttcccaggccagccgagagacatagtccctccagtgtgtcctgggtcttccccggggcttcATCCTGGTTAGAAGTGCCTGGAGCACTTCACaatggaggcatcctgatcagatgcctgagccacctcatctgacccctctcaatgcggaggagcagctggctctactctgagcttctcaccctctctttaagggaaagtccagacaccctctggaggaaactcatttcagccgcttgtattcgcaatctcgttctttcggtcaccacccacagctcatgaccataggtgagggtaggaacgtacaGTTGTGCTTCAAAGTTTGtgaccctttagaattttctatattcctgcataaatatgacttaaaacatcatccgattttcactcaagtcctaaaagtagataaagagaaaccagttaaacaaatgagacacaaatattatacttggtcatttatttattaaggaaaatgattgaatattacatatttgtgagtggcaaaagtatgtgaacctttgctttcagtatctggtgtgacccccccatTGCAGCAATACctacaactaaacgtttccggtaaccgttgatcagtcctgcacaccggcttggaggaatttgagcccattcctctgtacagaacagcttcaactctgggatgttggtgggtttcctcacattaactgctcgcttcaggtccttccacatttcgattggattaaggtcaggactttgacttggccattccaaaatattaactttattcttctttagccattctttggtagaacgacttgtgcgcttagggtcgttgtcttgctccatgacccaccttctcttgagattcagttcatggacagatgtcccgACATTTTCctttgaattctgaattatatcagagaattgtattgttccatcaatgaaggcaagccatcctggcccagatgcagcaaaacaggcccagaccatgatactaccaccaccatgtttcacagatgggataagggtCTTatgttggaatgcagtgttttcctttctccaaacataacgctttcaTTTAACCcgaaaagttctattttggtctcatccgtccacaaaacattcttccaatagccttctggtttgtccacgtgatctttagcaaactgcagatgagcagcaatgtttgttttggagagcagtggctttctccttacaaccctgccatgcacaccattgttgttcagtgttctcctgatggtggacacatgaacattagccaatgtgagagaggccttcagttgcttaggagttaccctggggtcttttgtgacctcgccaactattacacgccttgctcttggagtgatctttgttggtcgaccactcctggggagggtaacaatggtcttgaatgtcctccatttgtacacaatctgtctgactgtggactggtggagtccaaactctttagagatggttttgtaagcttttccagcctgatgagcatcaacaactcttttcagaggtcctcagaaatctcctttgttcgtgccatgatacacttccacaaacatgtgttgtgaagagcagactttgataaatccctgttctttaaataacacagggtgtccACTCACACCTGacttcaatcaatgggatgacaaacaccggactcgaatttcaccttcaaactaactgatgATCCGAgagcttcacatacttttgccaatcacaaatatgtaatatttgatcattttccttaataaataaatgaccaagtataatatttttgtgtcatttgtttaactggtttctctttatctacttttaggacttgagtgaaaatctgatgatgttttaggtcatatttatgcagaaatatagaaaattctaaagggttcacaaactttcaagcacaactgtagatcgactggtaaattgagatctttgccttgtggctcagctcctttttcaccatgacagaccgatgcagagccctcatcactgtggatgccgcaccaatccacccgtcgatctcccgctccattcttccctcactcatgaacaagaccccgagatacttcaacaactccacttgaggcaggatctcgctcccaatcctgagaggacactccacccttttccggctgaggaccatggtctcggatttggaggtgccgattcccatcccagccgcttcacactcggctgcgaaccgatccagagagagctgaagatcacggcctgatgaagcaaacaggacaacatcatctgcaaaaagcagtgacccaatcctgagtccaccaaaccggaccccctcaacgccctggctgcgcctagaaattacattttccaataaatcccattttctaactttagcttgactcccccctTGTATCAAAGAAACAGTTTCAAGTTAAATTAGGCAAGACAAATGATGAATAGGCAATAAACAAATATATCAGTATAGGCTTACATATGTATAGAATTAGTAGAAATACAGAGCCTAAGGTATAAGATCATATTTGAAGTCTCTAAAGAGGAATTTGATGATGTGGTCCGATGGCCAGAAGGACAAAAAACACTCCACTTAAGGTGGAGAAAAACGACATGACCTGCAGACCAGCCATAGTGTGGGAATATGGAGCCGACCCTAATGGACTAAACGGCTGAaacattcaaattaaaaacaCCAGTAAGTAAATATTCCAATCTATCCAAACTTGGGTCCATGACTCTGTGTGTTACAAGTACGTTTGTACCTGCCTTTTGTTACACTTTACTAGCCATGGTACCCGTCATCAAAGACAGGCAATGGAATCCTTTACAAAGATTTGCCAGCTCTTGCCCTACGTGCACTTGACGGGCTTCTCCTTCGTACTTGCGTGCATCTGAACGTCTCTTCTTGGTGCTCCGTCTTTCATTGTTCCAGTTTGGGTTTAGACTCACCGTCACACTCTCTCAGCACGCCTCGTACGCCTTTACTCCTCCGTGTGCGCTTCACACTTTGCACTTCTACTAAAACCTCAATGTTTTATTACACAGCGGTGggcaggtttacagttgtttgtatggaaagaGAGATGCAGGTTAGGATTCTTACATTAGCTTGATTgagaatggcacagtgcactttgGTCCAATCTCACATGTGCTCAAATTTCctaaaaaacaaacatgtttcGCGTACTCACAACTGTTAACCAACTTTCATCCATCTCTACATTATAAGATTGACATGGTAAAGTCAGCAGCGGCGGCAGGCACAGCCAGAACTAACGCCAACAGCAcaaaaatgaattcaataaataaataatcctggtGGCACTCGGGTGACAGTCATTTCAATTTAACAGCCATCAAAATTCCAAGCATCTGCATCAGCGTCTTTTTATCAGTCGAATGCTGACGGTTCGGGCACAAGTCCTCCTCAGGACTGCGAGTCACTAAAGCAGCCATGAAAAGGAGCTGAAAGAATTACAAGCCACATGCGCTGGCACTGCGCTTCAccgatgaattaattaatttatttttaaacaagtgtGTCTGCAAATCATTACACTCTTTAACCGCCCTATTGCACTGGTTCTGCTTGCAACAGTCAGCTGGCATCCTGCAGTGCCAACACAAATTAGTGTGTCTTCCTGCCAAATGGGCACAGGCAGAGTGGTTTAAGATCAGGAGGAATACTGGTGGGCCAATCAGTAAGACAGCGACAGGGTGGGAACAGTGAGCAAAGTGAAAGAGCAGCAGGCCAGTCGAAGGTGGACgggttttattattttggaggtctTCAGTGGGCAGCAGTAGGGTAGCATTTAGATGGCATCATTCAGTCAGCACCCGTGGATGCGACATAAAAGTGGACTCATCACAACATCAAGTCAGGGTCCACACAGATCATCtacttctttatttcttctttagagatgaagcaatattttaataaacgtGGCCTGCATATTTTTAATTACCCCTTATTGTGTTACATGTCAAGCCAGAAGCCCTGCAAGACGGAGACTCATCGTGGGACACGGCGTGTTTGCTGACGAGGCTCTTTACAGTTGGGGTTTTAAAGCTTTGTAATACAAGAAGAATCGGAATGACGACAGTTActttccatttgctttaatgagaaGGTCTTAACATTAAACAGCAGTCAGGGATCTCGGGTTGAGGAGAGGATGGGACAGaatcttctcctttcagctgctcccattaggggttgtcacaattcagaggaatgatgaagaaattcaagggaacaaatcttaaaaaacaagtcaattacaattaattcaaaagaagttaattagcagcaaaaacaggtcactaattaagaaaagggttagaatgaaaacctgcagccactggggccctccaggactggagttggggacccctggtctgatagttccatgcgcagatcttgttgatgtaatctgcgatagttgagacacgcgccctctgttttaacatacgcatctacgacgtactgttggaatagtttgtaactggagtgcaaaatactaaatttattcctcattgctaatctgtacgtgtaaaattggcattgagtaagccttattcgcttggtggttcttttatcggcaacatgttgtaaatctttgtgccagccaatgtttctgtaagggaataaaatgggtaaaccacaggatcgcaattcatattgagcgtggaaatctgtttacaggagttgccaatgggatagatgcaaatgtccctttcggcaggcgtttcgccatcttctccgacgaaaatcgctgcaacatcggtgtgacatgtcggggcattgtatcatcgtgaatcctgcctagggttttcgtacagatgctgttggactggactgagcgatttcatgcatgtgtttgtatgatttagagaAGCGGTTGATGGTTccgagcatggaatctagctggagaagtacattttcgctgcatgcagaatttgctttattttgtaagcgtacttcagtagcttgcgctgtgtcaaaaacatacaactgtccgtatcctggagaggtagaagtgttagcgtatattgtagagatttggtgataaatttgcccgtgtattttaaaatagtatgcttccatgggtgcacagataactcaacctcctggccacggaccaaacactagagaagagttgtattcttgaatgtgttcatgataatttttagcttctgatgtttgctgtgtaagaagcatggtggtaaagctactttaccgttgtggcagctcctcgagtacttgttggatggattacgctcagcaggccagtatagtgcttgacatggaagacgacgaataggaattgagaaatgccgtgtcggctgcgtgtgggtgggaccagttttgaagtggaagcaggatgaaccagaagagaaatatatataagggATGCACTGTGTGGCAGCACTGGCATGTGTCTGGATGGCAAAtagtcctgctaggtagccctgctgggttccatgggtgccacgaGGGAGAAACTGCAGAGAAGGCTCATCTCTACTTTGTGAGGCAGTGAACTGGCACTTGAAAGACCTCCTGGGCTCAGGTTAAATAGGAGCCACCCACCTCAA from Erpetoichthys calabaricus chromosome 9, fErpCal1.3, whole genome shotgun sequence carries:
- the dph7 gene encoding LOW QUALITY PROTEIN: diphthine methyltransferase (The sequence of the model RefSeq protein was modified relative to this genomic sequence to represent the inferred CDS: deleted 2 bases in 1 codon), with the protein product MALCTRTRNLQVVDTEYSADAVEWCPTAAGIHSWLCGTYQLQKSNGPGVCPESHTLWGRLYLYHFKQEDTFGSPLTEVQRIETPAILDIERCHAVLGESPLLGVVDASGTLTLHQLTASKKSSSALQPLVSLQLGPDRLALSMDWSTARETSSSPVRIVCSDSEGCVSVVSVGGPAVSLELLSQWKAHEFEAWVAAFDYWHSDLLYSGGDDCRLKGWDVRVDPSSPVFSSRRHSMGVCSMQSNPHREHVLATGSYDEHILLWDTRTMKQPVADTCVKGGVWRLKWHPSSEHLLLAACMHNGFHILDCRDALGGKAQEGSVVTSYTLHNSLAYGADWSRLSLLEFSPHEGSGETQAEAQLQGSYVRIQYESPTGSFDTDLEDTLGRYIPDPVSAAKELSGGSLNCGLGERDVVATCSFYDHVLHVWQWDCTCATSLGDATKPSADL